A window of Rosa rugosa chromosome 7, drRosRugo1.1, whole genome shotgun sequence genomic DNA:
ACAATCTGTGCACACTTTGGAGGAGTCTTTGAGAGGCGGCAAACCCTTTACCAACTTCCTGTATGACAAGGTTCTCAAACCTTTCAGATTTAGATGCCCGAATTTCCGGTGCCATAGGTGAGTTGTGTCCTCAGATGTCATTTGGAAACAAGCTGGTCTTGGAGCATGAGTTGGTCAAGCAACACAAACATTCTGTTGGCAGACATGTTAGTCTGCATAATCAACCCTTTTACAGGATGATAAATCTTGCAGACACCATATTGAATCAAAATAGCCAAATCTTTCTCTTGAAGCTGGCCAATACTAAGCAAGTTATTCTTGAGCTCAGGAATGTAAAATACCTCAGTGATCACTTGAGTTGTTCCATGAACATGTATTCTGATGTTTCCTTTCCCCATGACAGCCATCTTTGTGTCATTGCCAAGCTTCACTACTTGCCTGAAGTTTTCGTCGAGCTCGATAAACCACTGCTTGTCACCACTCATATAGTTGCTGCAGCCGGAGTCGAGGAACCACACCTCCTCTCTTTTGGAATTATTCATTTCAACATAGGACATAAGCAGCATCTCTTGATCTTCATCGAGTTCAGCATAATGGACATTCTTTTCCCAGCTAGGACACTCATATTGGAAGTGTCCTAACTTGTGGCACTTGTAACACTCTACAATTTCCTTGTTGAACTGCTGCCGGCCCctgcctcttcctcttcctcgaaACACACCTCTTCCTCTGCCTCTCAAGCCAAACTTCTCTTCATGATTGACTTTAAGAGCTTGTTCTTCTTTCCCATGCCCATTCATCCTCTGTTCGTGCACCAAGAGACTACTCTGTAGCTCATCTATTGTCAAGGTCTCCAGATTGTTACATTCCTCGACAGAACATACCACATAATTAAACTTTgaggtcatagacctcaaaaTCTTCTCGACAATCACCACCTGCTCCATCTTTTCCCCATGCACCTTCATTTTGTTGGCAATTGCTAGGGTTCTTGAGAAGTATTCATTCACATGCTCACCTTCCTTCATCTGCAATACTTCAAAGTCTCTCCTCAAGGCTTGTAATTGGGCACGCTTAACTCGGGTTGATCCCTGAAATTTCTGTTTCATGGAATCCCAAATATTCTTGGCAGTGTCTCGATTGAGAATTGTCTCCATTATCGTACGATCAATGGACTGGAAGAGATAGTTCTTCACTTTGAGATCCTTGAGTTTTTGGTCATCAATTGCCTTCCTTTGTGCCTCTGTTAATGCTGCCTCATTCTCCACCGCAGTGATTCCATCTTCGATCAATGGACAATATTCCTTTGACCTCAAGAAATTTTCCATCAACATGGCCCAGTGATCATAGTGGCCATCAAATTTCGGTATGGCAGGCTGCACAAAGCCTCCCTCTGAACTAGAAGCCATTCTCTCTTTTCACACTTGTCtggctctctctcactctctaagAAATCTGCTATTTCTTTCACTCAAATCAGGCCCCGTGgtggagctctgataccactgttAATAACCTCAAACTCTAATAGAAAAACACAATGTCTGGGAGTTCTCAAGCTTGCATTATTCAATAACACAACTGTGGCTTTTATACAGccaatacaaaacaggaatgaTCACAAAAGCATCTACGTTTACATGAACTATACGTGGTTCACAATAGAGGAAGACAAATTCAAATGCTAATCTACACACCCTACACACAAGGGTTTATTTTAACAGAAAGCAATCAGCACTATAATAAAGAGATAAGTCATAAAGACTTAGTCATCAAGCACCTAAAATACCTAACAACATAGTCAGCAAGCAACTCAAATACCTAACACAGACTAAATTACAAGTTGTACAAGCATCAACCTGAGCTCATAATTCTAGAATTGGATACAATTCAACCAATTCCAAAATGCATAATAGATAGAGAATTTTGAATTCTGACCTGCAATGGTGAATTTTGGCCGGCGACATTTATTGATCGAACGATGGTGATGGTCCCGTCAGATCTGCTTTGAATCGGCGTAGAGATCAGAGAAAACGTGAGAGAAAGAGGAGGAGTTGGGGAAACGATGCCATCTCGTTTCACTCCAATCTGCAACAAGGCTTCACTCCATTGAAATCGTTTGTCAACACTGAGCTTCGCTGCGCAATTGTCGGTTACCGATGAGGGAGAGGTTCCGACGTCGGAGAGGCTATTCGTTGGCAATGCCATGTATGATCGATAGCCATAGCGAGAAGTGAACCAACTCGTCGGAGAGAGAAACTGTTGAATCACTGGCGAGAGAGAGATCGAAGAGAGAACGAtggatctgtttttttttttggagagaaTGGACTGATATCGTAATCAATTGGTTTTGACGTTTTGTTAAGTGGAAGGGTATAATTGTCAGAGATGAAATAATTTAAAGGTGGAAGTGGCCTTATTTGTACAATAAAAATTAAGTGGCCGTATGGTTAATCTAAGTTTTAAAATGACActtgtgagtaattttctataaCTAATACAAGCAGAGAGAAATAGCTATTTATACTAGAAGATAACAGAAAATCATTAATTACAGCTAAGCAAACATATGCAGATCTCGCCACGTGTCCTTCATGATGCGGTCAGGATTAATCGTGCATGCAACTGAGTCAAACTGGTCAGCTTGAGGTTCAGTCATGCAATAAGCATGGGCTTGCTGAGCTATTGCTGGGTTGTCCTGATTAGATCGACCACACGTTGATATTGGACTCATTTTAGCCTTGCTAGGCACACCATTACCAAGTACGCTAGGCATGTTAGGCACCATACTAGGCACCTTACTGCCATTAGAATTAGGCACATCACAAGCACTAGGCACATCGATCACCATTACTAGCAGTAGGCATACTCACTGTGCTAACATACCTAACGTAAGATATATTGTATTTTTATTCATAAAAGTATAGTTTATTACATTATCTTAATGCTAGGGTGTCAAACCCTAGACACAACTAAATTCATCGAAACCATGTAGAAAAAGAGATGAAAAGAGGGAGAATTAGCTAAACGTAGTATATGTTATCGTTTGCAGTTGTGATCTTCTTCTTGCAATCCAGATTTGTCCCCTGGTGATCGAAACAGATAACTATTTCCCTCAGAATTAATTCAGTTGTTCCGCTCCCACGAGTTAATGCGGTCTCCTTGCACAGGATGAGAGGTATTTTGTCGGTACCAATCTTGGACTGGACGGCTGCTTGAAAATCAGCCAGTGAATACCATCGAGACGGCCCCggcttgattttttttgttccaAAACAGAATAGAGATCATACTCCTTCCAGAACTTGTGAGCTCTCTCAAAATACGCTGTCTGAGTGATAGCTGGTGCAGTACAGGACCCATGTGTATTATATTCGTGTTTCCAAAAAGTCATATTATCTTTATCTGTCCGGACGCTGGGCCAAGATTGGAGAAGATCGGTTTCCAGCGACGGTGTTatctgaaaaacaaaacaagccGAGTAACTGGGTTACAGAATTAAGCATGAGTTAAACATGCACTAACCAGAAAGATGTTCagtaaaaataatatataccAGTGTTCTGTTGAACGAGTGTAGTTTCTCGGCAGCTGTACACTCGATCACCGTCTTGGAAATATTCGTGGGCCAAATTCCATGAACCGTGAATTTGGCCGGCAAGCTCGCCCGTGGAATACATTTCTTGACGTTAACACAGTAACCTCTAGCGTATTGCAAGACAAACTGTAGGTATTCGTATGGCTCTGCACGGGAACCCTTGAACAGAAtaacagagagcaagaaaataAGACAGACTGCTggtgttttcattttttctgtatATGATGATCACTCTTTTGAATAATATTGTAGCTAGATATAATTCTAATGGTTCATATCACCAAACATGAAACTCTATATATAGATCCCTGAAACACAAGCTACTGTGGTTTCGATCAATTGATCTACTATGTCGAACT
This region includes:
- the LOC133719959 gene encoding ribonuclease S-7-like, with the protein product MKTPAVCLIFLLSVILFKGSRAEPYEYLQFVLQYARGYCVNVKKCIPRASLPAKFTVHGIWPTNISKTVIECTAAEKLHSFNRTLITPSLETDLLQSWPSVRTDKDNMTFWKHEYNTHGSCTAPAITQTAYFERAHKFWKEYDLYSVLEQKKSSRGRLDGIHWLIFKQPSSPRLVPTKYLSSCARRPH